In one Dama dama isolate Ldn47 chromosome 5, ASM3311817v1, whole genome shotgun sequence genomic region, the following are encoded:
- the LOC133055636 gene encoding basic proline-rich protein-like — MSGAEHPETKTSPRSAPARPCAPNRPRSCEHRRSARPGPPGSPPTRRDRRGPGPPPSRFPSQFGNRAPGDKGGGRAGGSGGQPVATPPRGSAGSPGWRPLPPLAPRRTLRWAPDPSPASSQVLPPPLGPRPWPAASQPALRPPLTGRRGPPEPPPPPGLGPSRRPPPHVPRVAIAFAATVVSPPPPLSPPPSPQSPAEAEATHAAASSRSRSPEPRGGACALRAAMGAGASRRGLGAGGERRAALGWEGAPGARGRPRECSTFRGRVCPLPSGPGRGTCRSDPPSRNPDPGWAQTSPPGQVIPPACFSGQEPPPAGRASLRAGI; from the coding sequence ATGTCAGGGGCCGAGCATCCGGAGACAAAGACCAGCCCGCGAAGCGCCCCGGCTCGGCCCTGCGCCCCTAACCGCCCGAGGAGTTGCGAGCACCGCCGAAGTGCGCGCCCAGGTCCTCCGGGCTCCCCGCCCACCCGGCGCGACCGCCGCGGCCCGGGCCCACCCCCGAGCCGTTTTCCCTCCCAATTTGGGAACCGCGCGCCCGGGGACAAAGGGGGAGGGCGCGCCGGGGGCAGCGGCGGACAGCCGGTCGCGACGCCCCCTCGGGGCTCGGCGGGAAGCCCTGGGTGGCGTCCTCTCCCTCCCCTCGCCCCCCGCCGCACTCTCCGCTGGGCCCCAGACCCCTCTCCAGCCTCCTCACAAGTTCTCCCGCCTCCCCTCGGGCCCCGCCCCTGGCCCGCTGCCTCTCAGCCGGCCCTACGGCCGCCCCTCACCGGCCGGCGGGGTCCCCCGGAGCCGCCTCCTCCGCCGGGCCTCGGCCCGTCCCGCCGGCCGCCGCCTCATGTGCCCCGCGTCGCCATCGCCTTCGCCGCCACCGTCgtctctcctcctccacctctttCGCCGCCGCCTTCGCCTCAGTCTCCGGCCGAGGCCGAAGCCACTCACGCCGCCGCCTCCTCCCGCTCCCGCAGCCCGGAGCCACGGGGAGGCGCCTGCGCACTGCGCGCCGCGATGGGGGCGGGGGCGTCCCGCCGCGGCCTGGGAGCGGGGGGCGAGAGGCGAGCGGCGCTGGGATGGGAAGGGGCGCCTGGAGCGCGCGGGCGGCCGCGCGAGTGTTCAACTTTCCGCGGTCGGGTCTGCCCGCTCCCCAGCGGTCCCGGACGCGGCACGTGTAGGAGCGACCCACCATCTAGGAATCCAGACCCCGGGTGGGCGCAGACTTCGCCTCCGGGGCAGGTCATTCCTCCAGCTTGCTTCTCGGGACAGGAACCGCCCCCGGCCGGCCGCGCCTCACTTCGAGCGGGCATCTGA